TTAATTCCTGTTCTAGTGACAATCCAATCATTTGTTGTGTCTACAAGCTGACATAAATCTTCGTTTGTAAGAATAGTAGAAGGGGTGTAGGAACCAATTCCTTCAATATAAAGTGAGTTTGTTGTGAAAGGGATATTCATTTATTAATACTTTATTATAATAGAATTTAAAAATAAACTATCAATTATGGTTAGATTCACTGCATTGATAGTACAAATTGGCTAGCAGGAATGACCAAAACGGGTTAGTTCTTCATTAAGACCAATAGAATCTATTAGGCGTTTATTTGTTTCTTTTTGTTCAAAAAGAACAGCCATTTTAGTTGCATTACATATAGCTTTTTCATTAGAGGATCCATGACTAACAATAAAAATACCTTTTAATCCTAAAAGTGGAGCACCGCCATATTCTGCATAATCAATAAGTTTTGAAAAGTTTTTAAAAGCATTTTTAGCAAGGAATGTTCCAATTTTTGAAAAAATCCCAGAAGAAAATAGTTCTTTTCTTAAAACACGACTTAAAGATGAGCTTAAACCCTCACTTAATTTTAATGCAACATTACCAACAAAACCATCACATATGGTGACATCAACATTTCCAGTAAAAAGATCTCGTCCTTCAACATTTCCAGTAAAATTAATATCTTTTGCCATTTTTAAAAGTTCATAAGCTTCTTTTACTTGTGTATTTCCTTTTCCTTCTTCTTCACCAATACTAAGAATACCTACTCGTGGAGATTGAATATTTAATAAATCACAAGCAAAAGTATGTCCCATAAGACCAAATTGAAAAAGGTGATATGGTTTACAGTCAACTGTAGCTCCAACGTCAAGTAATATAAGAGGATTTTTTTCAGTAGGCAGGATTGAAGCTAATGCAGGTCGCTCTACACCTGTGATACGACCTATAATAAACATCCCACATGCAACAGATGCTCCAGAGTGTCCAGCACTTACAATACCATTCGCTAAACCCTCTTTAACAAGTCGACAAGCAATCTGAATAGAGGAGTTTTTTTTCCTTCGAAGAATATCGGAAGGTTTTTCATCCATGTTTGCTACATCAGATGCATGAACAATTTCTATTTTTGTATTTTTTACTTGAAGTAATGCAAGTTGATCTTCAATTTCAGGTGTATTTCCAACAAGTATAATTTTTGCTCCTGTTATTTGGGCAGCTTTAACTGCTCCAGGAACAACTACAGATGGACCATAATCTCCACCCATTGCATCAATAGCAATTGTAATACTATGACTGTTGAGCATTGATTGTTTTAGGCTTTGTAACTTGACGGTTACGATAGACACCACAGTTTGGGCAAGCTGTATGAGGAATAGATGGTTCTCCACATCCTGTACAGTATATAATAGTAGGTATAGCTACTCTGTCATGAGCACGACGCATTCCTTTTCTTGAACGTGATTTTTTATTTTGTTGAACAGCCATTAAGGCACTCCTTACAATTTATTAAAATTAATAGATGGATCTTATTTAATTACTATATTTTTAAATGCTGCAAGACGTGGATCACCTTCGTCTTTGCTACAATTGCAAGTTTCTTTATTGAGATCCTTACCACAACTATAACATAATCCATTACAGTCAATATTACAAAGTGGTTTACTTGGTAATGAAAGGACAAATTCTTCCCATAAAATTTCAGCTAGGTTAACCTCAATTATTCCATTGGACTGACGTATAATATTTTCATTTATATCTTTATTAATAACCTCTTTCCCATCTATATTAAGAGTTGGAAGAGGCTCAACATCTCTAAAAGTATGTTGAATAGTTATTAAAACGTCAGTAGTACACCTATTACAAGGCATGACTATTTTCCCAGAAATTGATCCATCTACCATGCATCCATTTTCTTGTAATGTTACTGTAATTATACCAGAAAACGGTTGAACAAGTTTACAATCCATATTGAATTGTTTAATAGAATTTTCCCATATTGATGGAGAGTCAAGAACAAATTTTTTGCTCTCTGATGTATCAAGTTTAACCCAGAATGAGTCCATCTTTATAACCTCATGAACAGCAGTCTTTACCTGTTGTCATTAGTGGTGTCAAGCTTGTTTGTAACTAATGAAAATATATAGGTGAGAGATAAAGCTAATATAACTTGTTACTTATTTTTTTGTATTAAAAAATAAGGTAGCAAGTTTTCTGTGTGGGGAGGGTAAAGGAATTGTTTGTAGCTCTTTTTGAGAAACCCATCGATAGCTTGAAGCTGAGAGTCTGGTTGGGTTTGGTAATACAACAGAAAGCGTATTAGTTATATTTTGTGAAAAGCAAATATCAAAACAATAAAGAGTAATATGATAATGAGTATAGTTATGAATAATTGTTGTAATAATGTTTTCTATTTGAATAGAAAATCCCAGTTGTTCATTCCAGTTGCGAATAATAGCACTTTCTGGCGTTTCTCCAGTTTCTATGCATCCATTAGGGAATTCCCATAGTCTTCCCCAGATATTGTTGTCCAATCGTTGCTGAATAAATATTTTTTGATTACATTGTAGAATGCCTGTAACCATTTTAAGGCGAGTCGTTGGAGTTTTTTTAGCTAATACTGGACGACTAAGTTGTGTCCCATTTATTCTAGAATTACACATACTATAGACTGGACATATAAGACACATTGGTTTTTTTTTACAAACAAGTGCTCCAAGTTCCATAACTGACTGATTAAAGTCACGTGCATTCTTTTTTGGCATGAGTTGCTTGACTAAATCATACAGTTTACTTTTTGTAGGCTCTTTTTTTATATGAGTGTTAATATCAAAAATTCTTGATAGTACTCGTTCTACGTTGCCATCAATACAAGGAAAATCTTGGTTAAAGGCTGTACTAGCAATTGCACCAGCTGTATAAGGACCAATTCCTGGTAATTCTAAAATATCTTCATATCGTTCAGGAAATGTTCCATTATATTTATGCATAATGACTTGTGCAGCAGACTGAAGATGCCTTACTCTTCTATAATAACCAAGACCTTCCCATGCAGATAATAATTTTTCTTCAGGTGCATAGGCTACAGAAGCAATATCAGGGAACTGTTTTATCCAACGTAAAAAATACTCAACACCTCTATCCATTTGTGTTTGCTGCATCATAACTTCAGCAATCCATACATGATAGGGGAGATATGTTTCACGCCAAGGAAGAGCTCTTTTATTTTTATAAAACCAGTTAAGCAAAGCTTGTTGTATTTCTTTCACAATATAGATCTTTAGTAATAATTAATTACATTTATTTTACTATTGCTAATATAGTCTATTGTTGATTATTTTATATTTTTAGACTAACCAGATCAAGCTGAACTACTTTATACTTAAGGAGTATATCCTAATGGCAAATCCTATAGTTTTAATTGAAACATCATTTGGAGATATTCTAGTAGAACTTTTTACTGAACAAGCTCCAGTCACAGTTAAAAATTTTTTAAAATATGTAAATGAAGGTTTTTATAAAAATACAATTTTTCATCGAGTAATTGATGGATTTATGATACAAGGAGGTGGATTAAATATTAAAATGGAAGAAAAACAAACTGATGCTCCTATAGAAAATGAGGCTTCAAATGGGCTTAAAAATATTCGTGGGACTATTGCAATGGCACGGACATCTGAACCACATAGTGCTACTTCTCAGTTTTTTATTAATACTATAGATAATGATTTTTTAGACTATCAATCTCCTGATGAAGATGGATATGGTTATTGTGTTTTTGGTAAGGTCATAGAAGGAATGAATGTTGTTGACAAGATTCAAAAAACAAAAACGCATCAAGTTGGAATTCATTCTGATGTCCCAAAAGATATTGTATTAATAACAAATATTTCATTATTTGAATAAAATAGTTGAATAGAAAAGAGTAGTAACTAGCACTAGTTACTACTCTTTATAGTGAGAATTTTTTTGAAAATAAAAATAAAGATAGAAAGAGTGGTGCCTGGGGACAGGATTGAACTGCCGACACGGGGATTTTCAGTCCCCTGCTCTACCAACTGAGCTACCCAGGCAATGTGTTGCATCTCTAACTGAAAGTTTGTTACTTAGCAAGCATTTTTTATAACTTATTAGCATAAACATCATAAATTCTTATAAGACATCTAGCAATACTATTTGTTAAATGTATTTATGAAAATGAAGTAACATAAGTTTATAGATAACCTAATTAATTATTAGCTTAAGTTATTATTTATCTTTTGTTTTTTCTTCAGCTGGGATGATCACCATTGATTCAATAATAACAGGTACGATAGGAACATCATTATGCATACCAACTGTATGAGTAGGAACTTGCTTTATAAGATCCACTATATTTTGTCCGCTAATAACTTGTCCAAAAACAGTATATCCATAACCACTAGGAGTAGGAGCTTTATAGTTAAGAGCTTTATTATCTTCAACATTAATAAAAAATTGTGTTGTAGCTGAATGTGGATCATTTGTTCTAGCCATAGAAATAGTATATTTTTTATTTAATAATCCATTTGCAGCTTCATTTTGAATAGGTTTTTTAATTGGCTTCTTTTCTTCCATATTTTCAGTAAAACCACCACCTTGTATCATAAATCCATCAATTACTCGATGAAAAATGGTTTTATTATAAAATCCAGATTTTACATAAAAAAGAAAATTACCTGCTGTTTTAGGTGCTTTCTGTGTATCAACTTCTATAGTAAACGTTCCATAATTTGTTTTTACAAGAACTTTAGGTAGTTCCCCAGATTGAACATCTTTTAAGAAGAAAAAAGATAAAATACAACTTAATGTAAAAAAAGAAGCTATTAATTTTTTCATAAAAATCTCCACAGGTCTATTAATAATATTTAACTATGTTTTTTATAATTTTATTATAACTATAGGTAAATATTGATGCTGAGCACACTAGATTTCAAATAGCATTTCTAAATCTTCTTTAGTAAGAGATTTCCAAGTATCTTGTCCAGGAATAATTGCTTCTGCAACACCACGTTTCATTTCTTGAAGTTTAAGGATTTTTTCTTCTACTGTATTTTGACAGATAAGCTTATAAGAAAACACTTGTCGTGTCTGTCCAATACGATGTGTTCTATCTGTTGCTTGGCTTTCAACAGCAGGGTTCCACCATGGATCATAATGAATGACGTAATCTGCAGAGGTTAAGTTAAGACCTGTTCCTCCAGCTTTAAGAGAGATAAGGAAGACAGGAATTTCTGGAGTGTTATTAAATTTATCTACTTGTTCAAGTCTATCTTTACTAGTTCCATCAAGATAACAAAATGGAATATCAGTTATTTGTAGCCAGCTTTTGATCAATTGAAGCATCTGTACAAATTGTGAGAACACAAGAACTTTGTGTCCACCTTCAACAATATCAAAGATCATATCTTTGAAAGCTTCAAATTTCCCTGATGCAAGACTTCCAATAGAGAAGCCTGGCATATCTACTTTGAGTAGGCGTGGATGACAACATATCTGTCGAAGTTTTAGTAGTGCATCAAGTATAGACATTTGACTTTTTGCAATACCCTTAGTTTCTATATCAGCAAGTACTTGTGAGCGAAGTTTTTTAGTAAGTGCTGTATAAAGCTCGTTTTGTTCATCTGTCATTGCACAATATGTAATATTTTCAATTTTTGGTGGAAGATCTTTTGCTACTTCTGACTTTGTCCGTCGTAAAATAAATGGTTTTACGCGAGTTCGTAAGTATTCTAAGGTTTCATTATCACCATCGCGTATAGGTTTAATAACTCCACGTTGGAATGCATGTTGTGAACCAAGAAATCCAGGCATAAGGAATTCAAATAATGACCATAATTCAAATAAGTTATTTTCAATAGGAGTACCTGATAAGCAAAGACGCATACGTGCTTTGATTGTCCTAACAGACTTAGCTGTAATTGTATTTGGATTTTTTATATTTTGGGCTTCATCAAGAATAATAGTATTAAAGTAATGTTTTTCTAACTCTTCTAAATCTCTTCTAAGTAGAGCATATGTTGTTATAACTAAATCTGAATTTACAACTTTTTTGAACATGCCTTCACGTCGTGTTCCATAAATAGTTAATCTTTTTAAATCTGGAACAAATTTTTCTGCTTCTCTTTCCCAGTTTGGAAGAACTGAGGTAGGAACAACTATAAGGTTTGGTCCTTCATACTTTCGATTTACCATATGTTGAATAAAGGAAAGAGTTTGTATTGTTTTTCCTAATCCCATTTCATCAGCAAGGATAC
The sequence above is drawn from the Lawsonia intracellularis PHE/MN1-00 genome and encodes:
- the plsX gene encoding phosphate acyltransferase PlsX; amino-acid sequence: MLNSHSITIAIDAMGGDYGPSVVVPGAVKAAQITGAKIILVGNTPEIEDQLALLQVKNTKIEIVHASDVANMDEKPSDILRRKKNSSIQIACRLVKEGLANGIVSAGHSGASVACGMFIIGRITGVERPALASILPTEKNPLILLDVGATVDCKPYHLFQFGLMGHTFACDLLNIQSPRVGILSIGEEEGKGNTQVKEAYELLKMAKDINFTGNVEGRDLFTGNVDVTICDGFVGNVALKLSEGLSSSLSRVLRKELFSSGIFSKIGTFLAKNAFKNFSKLIDYAEYGGAPLLGLKGIFIVSHGSSNEKAICNATKMAVLFEQKETNKRLIDSIGLNEELTRFGHSC
- the rpmF gene encoding 50S ribosomal protein L32; amino-acid sequence: MAVQQNKKSRSRKGMRRAHDRVAIPTIIYCTGCGEPSIPHTACPNCGVYRNRQVTKPKTINAQQS
- a CDS encoding DUF177 domain-containing protein, which codes for MDSFWVKLDTSESKKFVLDSPSIWENSIKQFNMDCKLVQPFSGIITVTLQENGCMVDGSISGKIVMPCNRCTTDVLITIQHTFRDVEPLPTLNIDGKEVINKDINENIIRQSNGIIEVNLAEILWEEFVLSLPSKPLCNIDCNGLCYSCGKDLNKETCNCSKDEGDPRLAAFKNIVIK
- the mutY gene encoding A/G-specific adenine glycosylase is translated as MKEIQQALLNWFYKNKRALPWRETYLPYHVWIAEVMMQQTQMDRGVEYFLRWIKQFPDIASVAYAPEEKLLSAWEGLGYYRRVRHLQSAAQVIMHKYNGTFPERYEDILELPGIGPYTAGAIASTAFNQDFPCIDGNVERVLSRIFDINTHIKKEPTKSKLYDLVKQLMPKKNARDFNQSVMELGALVCKKKPMCLICPVYSMCNSRINGTQLSRPVLAKKTPTTRLKMVTGILQCNQKIFIQQRLDNNIWGRLWEFPNGCIETGETPESAIIRNWNEQLGFSIQIENIITTIIHNYTHYHITLYCFDICFSQNITNTLSVVLPNPTRLSASSYRWVSQKELQTIPLPSPHRKLATLFFNTKK
- a CDS encoding peptidylprolyl isomerase codes for the protein MANPIVLIETSFGDILVELFTEQAPVTVKNFLKYVNEGFYKNTIFHRVIDGFMIQGGGLNIKMEEKQTDAPIENEASNGLKNIRGTIAMARTSEPHSATSQFFINTIDNDFLDYQSPDEDGYGYCVFGKVIEGMNVVDKIQKTKTHQVGIHSDVPKDIVLITNISLFE
- a CDS encoding peptidylprolyl isomerase, producing MKKLIASFFTLSCILSFFFLKDVQSGELPKVLVKTNYGTFTIEVDTQKAPKTAGNFLFYVKSGFYNKTIFHRVIDGFMIQGGGFTENMEEKKPIKKPIQNEAANGLLNKKYTISMARTNDPHSATTQFFINVEDNKALNYKAPTPSGYGYTVFGQVISGQNIVDLIKQVPTHTVGMHNDVPIVPVIIESMVIIPAEEKTKDK